A DNA window from Thiothrix subterranea contains the following coding sequences:
- a CDS encoding nSTAND1 domain-containing NTPase, whose translation MADSPQIAQIFLSYSRTDKEAAKTLRERLEQAGFSVFRDEESIRIGDNWLKSLQDAVQGCAAFVLLVGRDGVQQQRWVGAEVEVALSRKLSPHDDHERLPIFPVLLPEGVFEDLPVFLRQIQASVWHPDSCDLPSGLREALQARQGLQPTPTLLKGDPYRGLSYFRREDADRFFGRHEEVLHALQKLGYADVPKPETSAIPSTSVYYYWLQIHAASGAGKSSLVRAGMLPKIEQGLLWRRTGYADWKILEPLIPGEKPVEMLAEKLAKAFPQKDMDDWLGKLSQADKPAALAHALRPLLPAGSAVLLVVDQFEELFTLAEESERRQFDRLLATALADPDCPLFLISTIRSDFLDRFEYLPELLKLYNTLKGDYLLPTMTEAGLRELIVYPARLAGLQVDDGLVEAMVRDARGEPGALPLVESALAELWNEAQTYGSQRLSRAYYEQNNGVVGMLAQRADALIGSLGERGRKQALDLLLALTRINEGGRHTRRRLLRADAVHEAGGGKQGEKVVQVLAGERVRQGCGQVGPLRLIVTDGETLTPSPSPGGRGEQEGGFVELVHEMLVRPSDRKDAQGRAIGYWPTLFNYVFDNRDRDYQRQQLQVDAQRWQERKRLGRWFGLARGRYLRVFRHQRPRPESVEGRYLRRSRWVAWGQTAVLALSALLVGLLGESLWWAHKNHLPFAYALIKPLWTFGYVPQLPAMSEVIPPGKFTMGCLDGRDNVEGLDKCENDSGATPAHEVTLTQPFQLGKYEVTFMEYDYYVWDQQRKGKAVDYLPDQGWGRYQQPVVNVSWDDATAYIGWLKERTGKLYRLPTEAEWEYAARGGKDDTAYPWGKTLGERRANCGNYFCKDAYPNTAPVGSFPATAFGLYDMSGNVHEWCQDVYAKYPKELTIDPQGDSRNIQSIDVKYVVRGCSWLSFAWECRSVYRYMYNASDRGFSIGFRVAQG comes from the coding sequence ATGGCAGACTCCCCGCAAATAGCACAGATTTTTCTCAGTTACAGCCGCACTGACAAAGAGGCGGCGAAAACCTTACGTGAACGGCTAGAACAAGCGGGTTTTAGCGTGTTCCGCGACGAAGAATCTATCCGTATCGGTGACAACTGGCTAAAAAGTTTACAGGATGCAGTGCAAGGCTGTGCTGCTTTTGTGCTGTTGGTCGGGCGTGATGGCGTACAGCAGCAACGCTGGGTGGGGGCGGAAGTCGAAGTGGCTTTGAGTCGCAAACTGTCGCCGCACGATGACCACGAACGCTTGCCGATTTTTCCGGTGTTGCTGCCGGAAGGCGTGTTTGAGGATTTGCCGGTATTTCTGCGGCAAATCCAAGCCAGTGTCTGGCATCCCGATAGCTGCGATTTGCCGTCGGGATTGCGCGAGGCGTTGCAAGCGCGGCAAGGTTTGCAGCCAACCCCAACGTTGCTCAAGGGCGATCCCTATCGTGGCTTGAGCTATTTTCGCCGCGAAGATGCCGACCGCTTTTTCGGGCGGCATGAGGAAGTGCTGCACGCCTTGCAAAAACTCGGTTATGCCGATGTACCTAAGCCGGAAACCAGTGCCATTCCCTCCACATCCGTTTATTACTACTGGCTGCAAATCCACGCTGCGAGCGGGGCGGGCAAGTCGTCGCTGGTGCGTGCCGGGATGCTGCCGAAGATTGAGCAGGGGCTGTTGTGGCGGCGGACTGGCTATGCCGACTGGAAAATCTTGGAGCCGCTGATTCCGGGGGAAAAACCGGTGGAGATGTTGGCGGAAAAGCTGGCGAAGGCGTTTCCGCAGAAAGACATGGATGACTGGTTGGGTAAGCTCAGTCAGGCGGATAAACCAGCGGCTTTGGCACATGCGCTGCGTCCGTTGTTGCCTGCTGGCAGTGCGGTGTTGCTGGTGGTTGACCAGTTTGAGGAACTGTTCACGCTTGCCGAAGAGTCAGAACGCCGCCAGTTTGACCGCCTGCTGGCAACGGCGCTGGCTGACCCGGATTGCCCGCTGTTTTTGATTAGCACCATCCGTTCGGATTTCCTTGACCGCTTTGAATACCTGCCGGAGCTGCTCAAGCTGTACAACACCCTCAAGGGCGATTACCTGTTGCCGACCATGACCGAGGCCGGTTTGCGCGAGCTGATTGTGTATCCGGCACGGCTGGCGGGTTTGCAGGTGGATGACGGGCTGGTGGAGGCGATGGTGCGCGATGCGCGGGGTGAGCCGGGGGCGTTGCCGCTGGTGGAAAGTGCGCTTGCCGAGTTGTGGAACGAGGCGCAAACCTACGGTAGCCAACGCTTGAGCCGGGCGTATTACGAGCAGAATAACGGTGTGGTGGGGATGCTGGCGCAACGGGCGGATGCGCTGATTGGCAGTTTGGGTGAGCGGGGGCGCAAGCAGGCGCTGGATTTGTTGCTGGCATTGACGCGCATCAATGAGGGCGGGCGGCATACACGGCGGCGCTTGTTGCGGGCGGATGCGGTGCATGAGGCTGGCGGCGGGAAGCAGGGCGAAAAGGTGGTGCAGGTACTGGCGGGCGAACGGGTGCGGCAGGGCTGCGGGCAGGTGGGGCCGTTGCGTTTGATTGTGACGGATGGGGAAACCCTCACCCCCAGCCCCTCTCCCGGAGGTAGAGGGGAGCAAGAGGGTGGCTTCGTTGAGTTGGTGCACGAAATGCTGGTGCGCCCCAGTGACCGTAAGGATGCGCAAGGTCGTGCCATCGGTTACTGGCCTACGCTGTTCAACTACGTGTTTGATAACCGTGACCGCGATTACCAGCGCCAGCAGTTGCAGGTGGATGCGCAACGCTGGCAGGAACGCAAGCGGCTAGGGCGATGGTTCGGGCTTGCGAGGGGGCGGTATTTGCGGGTGTTTAGGCATCAGCGTCCACGGCCTGAGAGTGTGGAGGGGCGGTATTTGCGGCGTAGTCGGTGGGTGGCGTGGGGGCAAACTGCGGTGCTGGCGTTGTCGGCGTTGCTGGTGGGGCTGTTGGGTGAATCGCTGTGGTGGGCACATAAAAACCACCTGCCGTTCGCTTATGCCCTGATCAAACCACTATGGACGTTCGGCTATGTTCCGCAGTTACCTGCAATGTCCGAAGTTATCCCGCCGGGTAAGTTTACGATGGGCTGTCTGGATGGTCGTGACAATGTGGAAGGTTTGGACAAGTGCGAGAACGATTCTGGCGCAACACCTGCACACGAAGTCACTCTTACCCAGCCTTTCCAGCTTGGCAAATACGAAGTCACCTTCATGGAATATGACTACTATGTGTGGGATCAGCAGCGCAAGGGCAAGGCTGTGGATTATCTGCCAGACCAAGGTTGGGGGCGTTACCAACAACCCGTGGTGAATGTGAGTTGGGATGATGCAACCGCTTATATTGGGTGGTTGAAAGAGAGGACGGGCAAACTTTATCGTTTACCCACGGAAGCCGAATGGGAATATGCCGCTCGTGGTGGTAAGGATGATACGGCTTACCCGTGGGGTAAAACGCTTGGCGAGAGGAGGGCTAACTGTGGCAATTATTTTTGTAAGGATGCTTATCCCAATACCGCGCCAGTGGGGAGTTTTCCTGCTACTGCGTTCGGTTTGTACGACATGAGTGGAAATGTGCATGAGTGGTGCCAGGATGTGTATGCGAAGTACCCGAAGGAATTAACAATAGATCCTCAAGGAGATAGTCGAAATATTCAGTCTATAGATGTTAAATATGTCGTTCGTGGATGTTCTTGGCTTAGTTTTGCTTGGGAATGCCGCTCTGTCTACCGCTATATGTATAATGCAAGTGATAGAGGATTCAGCATCGGTTTTCGTGTTGCCCAAGGCTAG
- a CDS encoding IS1096 element passenger TnpR family protein, with translation MNEIYTLLIELEDGVFRSDASFPIVWKRTVEFNADTTLNMLHNFIQQEVDFDDDHLYEFYAAKKARSKKARQFTCEGTTEEDNRAFWQEHFPDKEYGTAPWIKEPWIREEPLDTPLSQIFPLPTGNFLFYLFDYGDSWRFKIRKTNRKQQFAAEGVEYPRVVGAEGENPKQYPMWDDDEDLDVEE, from the coding sequence ATGAATGAAATTTATACGTTACTGATTGAGCTTGAAGATGGCGTATTCCGTAGTGATGCCTCTTTTCCCATTGTCTGGAAGCGCACTGTTGAGTTTAACGCCGACACAACATTGAATATGTTGCACAACTTCATCCAGCAGGAAGTCGATTTTGACGATGACCATCTGTACGAATTCTACGCTGCCAAAAAAGCCCGCTCAAAAAAGGCACGCCAGTTCACTTGCGAAGGCACAACGGAAGAGGACAACCGGGCATTCTGGCAGGAGCATTTTCCCGACAAGGAATACGGTACAGCACCCTGGATCAAGGAGCCCTGGATACGCGAAGAGCCGCTGGATACACCGCTGAGCCAGATTTTTCCTCTACCCACAGGCAACTTCCTGTTTTACCTGTTCGATTACGGTGATAGCTGGCGTTTCAAAATCAGGAAAACCAACCGTAAGCAGCAGTTTGCAGCGGAGGGGGTGGAGTATCCGCGAGTGGTTGGAGCAGAAGGGGAAAACCCGAAGCAGTACCCGATGTGGGATGATGACGAGGATTTGGATGTAGAGGAATAA
- a CDS encoding Rpn family recombination-promoting nuclease/putative transposase — MQDKFINLFTDFGFKKLFGEEPNKDLLISFLNTLLPEKHRIQDLQFTKNEYQGANALDRKAIFDLSCTSSTGERFIVELQKAKQNYFKDRSLYYATFPIQEQAQRGDWDYKLTAVYTVGILDFVFDEDRREDDHEVVHFIQLKNQSGHVFYDKLTFIYLTLPHFQKTRGELRTLQDKWFYIFRHLHELQEIPPELQEAIFLKLFAVANIAQFSPIERQVYEDSLKYYRDLKNVTDTARDEGWQEGKAEGKAEGMAEKAKEVACHLLRLGIISEAEIASMTGLAIDTIQQLRLQIAADTPDALGE; from the coding sequence ATGCAAGATAAATTCATCAACCTTTTCACTGACTTCGGTTTTAAAAAGCTGTTTGGTGAAGAGCCGAACAAAGACCTGCTGATCAGCTTCTTAAACACGCTGTTGCCTGAAAAGCACCGTATTCAGGATTTGCAATTCACCAAAAATGAATACCAAGGCGCTAACGCACTCGACCGCAAGGCAATTTTCGACCTGAGCTGTACCAGCAGCACGGGCGAACGCTTTATTGTGGAGCTGCAAAAAGCCAAGCAGAATTATTTCAAAGACCGTAGCCTTTATTATGCCACCTTCCCGATTCAGGAACAGGCGCAACGCGGTGATTGGGATTATAAGCTCACGGCGGTTTACACAGTCGGTATCCTCGACTTTGTGTTTGACGAAGACCGGCGCGAAGATGATCACGAAGTCGTCCATTTCATCCAACTGAAAAACCAGAGCGGACACGTATTTTACGACAAACTGACGTTCATCTACCTGACACTGCCGCATTTCCAAAAGACACGCGGGGAACTGCGCACCCTGCAAGACAAATGGTTTTACATTTTCAGGCATTTGCATGAGTTGCAGGAAATCCCACCGGAATTGCAAGAAGCCATTTTCCTGAAACTGTTCGCGGTTGCCAACATTGCTCAATTCAGCCCCATTGAACGCCAAGTGTACGAAGACAGTCTTAAATATTACCGTGATTTAAAAAATGTGACGGATACGGCTCGCGACGAAGGTTGGCAGGAGGGCAAAGCGGAAGGCAAGGCAGAAGGTATGGCTGAAAAGGCAAAGGAAGTGGCCTGTCACCTGCTGCGGCTGGGTATAATTTCTGAGGCAGAGATTGCCAGCATGACGGGGCTGGCAATTGATACGATTCAACAACTTCGGTTACAGATAGCGGCAGATACTCCTGATGCGCTGGGTGAATAA
- the nadN gene encoding NAD nucleotidase, whose translation MMKFQHSLLVGLCVSTLVLISGCNDNDTPAASDTATTPATSLRILHINDHHSHLQPNSATLTLAGKATAVKTGGFPRVVTKINELAASGGNVLKLHAGDATTGDLYFTLFKGKADAEQMNQVCFDAFTLGNHEFDSGDAGLKNFLDFLNSSAACKTDVLSANVQPKVGTSPLALNSATDYIKPYTIKEINGQKFGIIGLTIAGKTKNSSSPDETTLFANEATTAQKYIDELAGKGVNKIILLTHQGYDNDQTIAKQLKGVDVIVGGDSHTLLGEGFKAFGLTPAGAYPTKTTDANGKQVCIAQASQYSDIVGELNIEFNASGEVSACFGTPHLLLSDTFKVSNVELTGAERDAVLKVVADAPELSLVTSDAAAQANLDSYSQQVDVLKQTKIGVAAETLCHERVPNQGLSKTAGCTVATQSNGSDIANIVSKAFLEMSLTSDICLQNAGGVRVDVPAGDITLGTAYTLLPFANTLTEMDMTGKEIIDSLEDGIDFALNPQGSTGSYPYAAGLRWEADLSQAKGARVTNVQVNPRVTGAWVAIDPAKTYKVVTNSFLATGGDGYTTFKNLAAAKKLNTYLDYAQSFADYVTRETGAGRSVMKLPIEEYSTQQFIDKDGVLR comes from the coding sequence ATGATGAAATTTCAGCATTCCCTATTAGTCGGCTTGTGCGTTTCCACGTTAGTACTAATCAGCGGCTGTAACGATAATGACACCCCAGCAGCAAGCGACACCGCCACTACCCCTGCGACCAGCCTGCGCATTTTGCACATCAACGACCACCATTCACACTTGCAACCGAACAGCGCCACGTTGACGCTGGCGGGCAAAGCGACTGCCGTTAAAACCGGCGGCTTCCCGCGTGTGGTGACTAAAATTAACGAATTGGCAGCCAGCGGCGGTAATGTATTGAAACTGCACGCGGGTGATGCGACGACCGGCGATCTGTATTTCACCCTGTTCAAAGGCAAAGCCGACGCGGAGCAGATGAATCAAGTCTGTTTTGATGCCTTCACACTGGGGAATCACGAATTCGACTCTGGCGATGCCGGTTTGAAAAACTTCCTCGATTTCCTCAATAGCAGCGCAGCCTGTAAAACCGACGTATTGTCTGCCAACGTGCAGCCTAAAGTTGGTACGTCACCACTGGCGCTGAATTCTGCCACCGATTACATCAAGCCTTACACCATCAAAGAAATTAACGGGCAGAAATTCGGCATTATCGGTCTCACCATTGCAGGCAAAACCAAAAATTCTTCCAGCCCGGATGAAACCACCCTGTTTGCCAATGAAGCCACTACCGCACAAAAATACATCGACGAACTGGCGGGCAAAGGCGTTAACAAAATCATTTTGCTTACGCATCAAGGTTACGACAATGACCAAACCATCGCCAAGCAGCTCAAAGGCGTTGACGTGATTGTAGGTGGCGATTCGCATACCTTATTAGGCGAGGGTTTCAAAGCTTTTGGCTTGACTCCCGCAGGCGCTTACCCAACCAAAACCACCGACGCGAATGGCAAGCAAGTGTGCATTGCCCAAGCGTCACAATACAGCGACATCGTGGGTGAATTGAATATTGAGTTCAATGCCAGCGGTGAGGTGAGCGCGTGTTTCGGTACACCGCACTTGTTGCTGAGCGACACCTTTAAAGTGAGCAATGTGGAACTGACGGGTGCGGAGCGTGATGCGGTGCTGAAAGTGGTAGCCGATGCGCCGGAACTGTCCCTTGTAACTTCGGATGCCGCCGCGCAAGCCAACCTCGATAGCTATTCGCAGCAAGTCGACGTGTTGAAGCAAACCAAAATTGGCGTAGCCGCTGAAACGCTGTGCCATGAGCGCGTCCCTAATCAAGGTTTGAGCAAGACCGCAGGCTGCACCGTTGCTACCCAGTCAAATGGCAGTGACATTGCTAATATCGTCTCCAAAGCGTTTTTGGAAATGAGCCTAACGTCTGACATTTGCTTGCAGAATGCTGGCGGTGTGCGCGTTGATGTACCCGCAGGCGATATTACTTTAGGTACAGCTTACACCTTGCTGCCCTTTGCTAATACGCTGACTGAAATGGATATGACCGGGAAAGAAATCATCGACTCCTTGGAAGATGGCATTGATTTCGCGCTGAATCCACAAGGTTCAACAGGTTCATACCCGTATGCAGCCGGTTTGCGTTGGGAAGCGGATTTGTCCCAAGCCAAAGGTGCGCGTGTCACCAATGTGCAAGTTAACCCGCGTGTTACGGGGGCGTGGGTAGCCATTGATCCGGCGAAAACTTACAAGGTTGTGACCAACAGTTTCCTCGCGACCGGTGGCGATGGTTACACCACGTTCAAGAATTTGGCGGCGGCTAAGAAGCTGAACACTTACTTGGATTACGCGCAATCTTTCGCTGATTACGTGACCCGCGAAACAGGCGCAGGCCGTAGTGTGATGAAACTGCCGATCGAGGAATACAGCACCCAGCAGTTCATCGACAAAGATGGCGTGTTGCGTTAA
- a CDS encoding HVO_A0114 family putative DNA-binding protein produces the protein MEQLLANLTPKRWELVNRLAKEGMLSIKKLAELLKRDYSNVQSDVQRLRENGLIELSDEGSVFVPWDDLDIKLHLKRAA, from the coding sequence ATGGAGCAACTGCTTGCCAACCTGACCCCCAAACGCTGGGAACTGGTTAACCGGCTGGCAAAAGAAGGGATGCTTTCCATCAAAAAACTGGCTGAATTGCTCAAGCGTGACTACAGCAATGTCCAAAGTGATGTGCAGCGTTTACGGGAAAATGGTTTGATTGAACTCAGTGACGAAGGCAGCGTTTTTGTACCTTGGGATGATTTGGACATCAAGCTGCATCTTAAGCGTGCCGCTTAA